The sequence below is a genomic window from Bombus affinis isolate iyBomAffi1 chromosome 13, iyBomAffi1.2, whole genome shotgun sequence.
CTGGAACTTATTGAACAGAGTAGtaagtacatatatacattacaAGATGAAAGTACATATATTGTGGGAACTGTTTCGTCGTTTGTCACCACGTGTCCGCGATCGAGTATACCTTTATGTGAGTCAATTTACCTAAAAATATACTGACAAACGAGTGGAACAGTGTGTCAGTAAGTGCGTTAGAATTACACAAAAATGGATTTTTCTCAATATCGGAAAGCTCTAGTTTACGTTTTGACTTTTCTGGCTTACGCGTGGTCAGGCTACGGTGCTGGTTTATTATCAAATTTAAAGGATGCTGTATTAGCAGCAGAATCGGTATTTCAAGATTTATTTGAAAATGCAATTACCGTAGCTAGGAAAATTAAGGATATACACGAAGTGTTCGATGCAGCGGTGGAAGAGAATTGTATCTTTCAATGCCCAGGAGGTACATGTTTAACCTATCATTCGTTCGTTATACTTTTTAACTCAGTCCCCAACATCAAAATTTTACACTTTACGCTCTACACTCGATCGCTAACAGTCAATCTCAAAAGACGATATCAATGGTCAAACTATGACACGATGATAACACGTCATAATATCctgtatgtattatatgtatgtatgtataatttttgtatcCATCTTGGTACATTATATAATTTGATTACAAACAACCTCAACAAACTTGTATTGAGATATATTCACGATCATATCTTATTAAAGGGAATTTAACTATACCAAAAACTACCTAATGCGATATACTGTGCACATGAGAAGATGGCTAATGGGACAATATAGATGCAAGGAATTGTTTCCCTCCTTCAATACAATCACACGTTGCTATATAATCTTATTTGATATGCAACATTTTTGGCCAATATGTGTGCTTATCTGTACGATTTTATTGGTATTATCAGAGATAACCAATAAGACCCACATTCCTTTGCCTAGCCTTCTTCTCATGGACGAACAATAGCTAAATTTAATTGGTTACTGcttaaaaaaattgtaaagcAAATAGTTTATGACGATTTCAGGGGTCACACCGAAACCAGATTGGAATCATAAACCTCAAAGTAACGGATGTGGTTCTTTGGGAATTGAAGTAGACAAATTTTCTAAAATACATGCttttatatatgcaaaatatataaagaaatcTTAATCGACTTAATAATTTTAGATAAACCAAGAGTACCTACCTCTTACGGAAATGACGAAATGTTGCGATGCGCATGACATTTGTTACGACACTTGTAATTTAGATAAGGAGAAATGTGATTTAGAATTCAAAAGATGTCTGTACAAATATTGCGATGGGTATCAATCGGCTGCGATAATAAATACGTGCAAAGCTGCTGCGAAAATGCTTTTTACCGGTACAACTGCTTTGGGATGCAAGAGTTACATGGATGCGCAGAAGAATGCTTGCTACTGTGGAGATAAATGGAATAAGAAACCGAAAAAAGCTGCTCAAGCTGGTGGAGAATTGTAGGAATAATTTTATAGAATACTTAACATTTGTAAGATACCAATTACTCTCATACCTCGTTTGTGAATTTCTAGTAAATAAATACGTTTTGTATTTACCATTACATTGCGTACatgacaaatatttttttttttaataaaatattattttatcgagaattgtattaat
It includes:
- the LOC126923008 gene encoding group XIIA secretory phospholipase A2, with protein sequence MDFSQYRKALVYVLTFLAYAWSGYGAGLLSNLKDAVLAAESVFQDLFENAITVARKIKDIHEVFDAAVEENCIFQCPGGVTPKPDWNHKPQSNGCGSLGIEINQEYLPLTEMTKCCDAHDICYDTCNLDKEKCDLEFKRCLYKYCDGYQSAAIINTCKAAAKMLFTGTTALGCKSYMDAQKNACYCGDKWNKKPKKAAQAGGEL